A stretch of Electrophorus electricus isolate fEleEle1 chromosome 3, fEleEle1.pri, whole genome shotgun sequence DNA encodes these proteins:
- the LOC118241055 gene encoding adhesion G-protein coupled receptor F1-like: protein MVDNQTAHCETSGWIMVQENCVLRSIQTLIDSAQTLVVTDVQQFTANLSSATVANNQSIIQSPATVLGIVGALQKIANMSQIIAHDITEYFILKDFLQIVDVIASKEAEKTWTTLNTGSTTQNTSSVLMKSIEEMAQNLSNDTFGIETNTIQLNRTQISEPYSKQFGINISTIIHIQEIPVNNVDTFFTIIVFSTLNTVLPVRSVTYSDSSQTGTSINGDVVVVRSENIINNISFSFSLINNSLKFPYCVFWNFNLLDGIGGWDSTGCKVMPLLNQTKMVKCECNHTTSFSILMSPYSLDTPTLAYITYIGVSISMASLVLCLIIETIIWKSVTRNDTSYMRHVSIVNIAVSLLIAEICLMIGASIVQRGQVTPVGPCSAVTFFIHFFYLVLFFWMFLSALLLLYRTIMVFSGMSRSRMLAIAFSVGYGAPLLIAVITVASAAGNRGYVQEMNSCWLNWDQTKALLAFVIPALTIVVINLLVLIMVIYKMLRRGVGASTPDEKHALVVIIRCVGILTPLFGLTWGFGIGTMVTSALGIHVVFATLNSLQGFFILVFGTLLDSKIQEALAARLSLTNISSNRTRSTSAGLSSSSGLPFIQRLWQRNVFNRSEENGFSAVPSSSNSDALMNI, encoded by the exons ATGGTTGACAACCAAACTGCTCATTGTGAAACATCTGGATGGATAATGGTCCAAGAAAACTGTGTCCTGAGAAGCATTCAGACTCTGATAGACAGCGCTCAG ACTTTAGTGGTAACAGACGTCCAACAATTTACAGCCAATCTCAGCAGTGCTACCGTAGCAAATAATCAAAGCATAATACAGTCTCCGGCGACTGTATTGGGAATTGTTGGTGCACTGCAAAAAATTGCTAAT ATGAGTCAGATTATAGCACATGACATAACAgagtatttcattttaaaggatTTCCTGCAGATAGTGGATGTCATTGCATccaaagaagcagaaaaaacatGGACAACTCTGAACACGGGCAGTACAACTCAGAACACCAGCTCTGTACTGATGAAGTCTATCGAGGAAATGGCACAAAATCTCTCAAATGACACCTTTGGAATAGAAACAAACACCATTCAGCTCAACAGAACTCAAATTTCTGAGCCATATTCAAAACAATTTGGTATAAACATATCTACAATAATACATATTCAAGAAATCCCAGTGAATAATGTAGACACTTTCTTCACTATCATAGTTTTCTCAACTCTTAACACCGTCTTACCTGTTCGAAGTGTAACCTACAGTGACAGCAGTCAAACTGGGACTAGCATTAATGGAGATGTGGTTGTGGTCAGATCAGAAAATATCATTAAcaatatatccttttctttttctcttataAATAATTCACTGAAATTCCCctattgtgtgttttggaacTTTAATCTCTTGGATGGGATTGGGGGATGGGACTCAACTGGATGTAAAGTAATGCCATTattaaatcaaactaaaatGGTTAAATGTGAATGCAATCACACAACCTCATTTTCCATCCTGATGTCACCATATTCCCTGGATACTCCTACCTTGGCCTACATAACTTACATTGGTGTTAGCATTTCGATGGCCAGTTTGGTTTTATGCCTCATTATTGAAACCATTATTTGGAAGTCAGTGACAAGGAATGACACATCCTACATGCGGCATGTCTCCATAGTGAACATCGCTGTGTCCCTCCTGATTGCAGAGATATGCTTAATGATTGGAGCATCCATTGTGCAACGAGGACAGGTTACACCAGTGGGTCCCTGCAGTGCAGTGACATTCTTCATCCACTTCTTTTATCTTGTTCTCTTCTTCTGGATGTTCCTGTCAGCACTCTTGCTCCTCTACCGCACCATCATGGTCTTTTCTGGAATGTCCAGGTCCAGGATGTTGGCTATAGCGTTCAGTGTGGGCTATGGAGCCCCATTGCTCATAGCTGTCATCACTGTGGCATCAGCAGCTGGAAACAGAGGATATGTTCAAGAAATGAACTCATGTTGGCTGAACTGGGATCAAACTAAGGCACTCTTGGCATTTGTGATTCCTGCTCTGACGATTGTAGTTATAAATCTCTTGGTGCTTATCATGGTGATATATAAGATGTTGAGGAGAGGAGTTGGTGCTTCCACTCCAGATGAGAAACATGCCTTAGTCGTCATTATCAGATGTGTGGGGATTTTGACCCCTCTCTTTGGACTGACCTGGGGATTCGGCATTGGAACCATGGTGACCTCTGCTTTGGGAATTCATGTGGTGTTTGCAACCCTTAATTCATTGCAg GGATTCTTTATTTTGGTGTTTGGAACTTTACTGGACAGTAAG ATCCAGGAGGCCCTGGCAGCGAGGTTGTCACTGACAAACATTAGCTCTAACCGCACAAGG AGCACTAGTGCAGGACTATCATCCTCTAGTGGACTTCCTTTTATTCAGAGGTTGTGGCAGAGGA ATGTGTTCAACAGATCAGAAGAGAACGGGTTCTCTGCAGTTCCTTCTTCAAGCAACTCGGATGCACTTATGAACATTTAA